Sequence from the Seonamhaeicola sp. ML3 genome:
ACTGAAGACTTTGATATAGTAGAGCTCATAGAAAACGTATTTGAAATGTTCGAAATGAAGGCTGGGAAAAAGAAAATTACCTTGACCTTCGATATGGATTATCCCGAACCAATATTGGTAAAGGCCGATAAAGAACGAATACAACAAGTTTTAGCCAATCTTATTGTAAATTCATTAAAATATGGCAGGGAAAAGGGAACTACAGAGGTAAGTATTGAGAATCTTATTAAAAACAAAGTTATTGTGCGCGTTACCGATAACGGTGAGGGTATAGAAAAAGAACACCTTGGGCGTCTTTTTGAGCGTTTTTACAGAGTAGATAAAAGCGGTTCCAGAAAGGAAGGTGGTTCCGGTCTAGGACTTTCAATTGTTAAGCACATCATGGAAGCCCATAACGAGAAAATATATGTTGAGAGTGATTATGGCGTAGGTAGTGAGTTTTCGTTTACCCTAGAAAAGACTAAATAACTCTTTATAATCTGTTTCAAAATTGAAAGACTTTAAACCTTCAAAGTCTTTTGTATCTTCAATCTTTTTAATTGAAAAATCGTCTTGGTTACAGCTTGGTACAAGGTTTTGCCTTGTAAGTCGTTCTGCTAAATATTCTTGTTCAAATTGTCCGGGTGTAGGTATAAAGAATGCTTTTTTGTTCAACTTTGCCAAATCCATTACAGTAGTGTAACCGCTCCTGGAAATTATTAATTCACTTTCGTTAATTGTTTTTTCAAGAAGTTCTGAGGTCATAAAGTTATATATGGTTATATTTCGATTGACCTGAATGGTTTGTTCTTTTTCCATTTTGCCTTTAACAAAAACAACTTTTCCGGTAAAATCTTTAAACGCTTCTAGAAGCTTTTCTTCCAACAAGGTGCGTTGTGGTTCTGGGCCAGAAATAAGAACTAAAACCTTGTTTACATAATTAACATATTGCTTCTTAAACCTACTTAAGGGCCCTATGTATTTTGTTGGTATATCGAAGTTTTCTGTGTGACCTAGTTTTCCGCTTAAGTTAGGAGTGCCCTCAATATCAGGAACCCAACATTCATCAAACTTTTTTATGATTTTTTGATGCATCTTGGTGCTTAACCAAGTCGTGCTTCCGCTTAGAACGTTCAACTGGTGCGTAATAAAAACCGAAGGCACTTTTTTACTGTAAACCCCCAGTCTATTATCCGAAATAATACCAGAAATACTGTGGGTCTCTACAATCTCTTTTACAGTTTTTTTTTCGTCCTTAACGGCTTTGAGTAGTTTGGGGGAATCTTTAATCAGTTTTAACTTGAAGTTCTTGCCTTTTTTAGCGTAGGTTACGTTATATGGAGGCAATTCTATAGATGAAACTGTAGGGAACTCTTTTTGTAGTAGAGAAAGTGCTACACCATCACTTGCTATTATAGGATGAAAGTCATGTTCCAAAAGAGCTTTAATAATTGGAATACACCGGGTGGCGTGTCCAAGTCCCCAATTTAAAGGAGCTATTAAAATGCGTTTTTTATTGTGTTTCACTTAATATTTTATTTAGGCCTAAATTAAAGTAAAAGCCTTAAATCTATTTTTGAAAGAAAACAAATATAAGCATACCACCACTCTTGTATATTTCCTTAATTTTACCAAATATTTTTAAATAATAAGAAATAGTTAAATTAAGTGGGCAGCAAGAATAAGCTAAGAAGATTCAAGGAGAATGAAACGTTTTCTAACGTATATCAACCTAAGAGAGAGATGTTGGTCGATGAAGAATATGAACTCAAAGGCCAATGGCGAAATATTGTTTTTAAAAACGAAAATCCAATCGTGCTTGAATTGGGATGTGGTAAGGGTGAATATTCTGTGGCTCTGGCAAAAAAATATCCCAATAAAAATTTTGTTGGTATAGATATAAAAGGAGCTCGTTTTTGGCGTGGTGCTAAAACTGCTATCGAAGAGGATATACCCAATGTGGCATTTTTGCGCGCTCAAATAGAACTTATTGACTATGCTTTTGATGCCAGTGAGGTAGATGAAATTTGGATTACATTTCCCGACCCTCAAATAAAATACAAACGTACCAAGCATAGAATGACCAACACCGATTTTTTGAGTAAGTACAAACGCATACTTAAACCAGAAGGTGTAATAAATTTAAAAACAGATAGTGAATTTATGCATGGGTATACCTTAGGGCTTTTACACGGGGCAGGCCACGAAGTACTCTATGCAAATCATGATGTTTATAAGCAGGAAGGAAGCCCAGAGGATGTAACAGCTGTTCAAACGTTTTATGAATCTCAATATTTAGAAGAGAATAAACCAATTACGTATATTAGATTCAAAATTAACTAACATTGAACATTACTTTTATTTTCTTTCTAGGTTTGGTAATAGCCTTGGTAGGTGTTATTCCTCCTGGTTTGTTAAATATGACGGCTGCTAAAATTAGTCTAAAAGATGGTCACAGTAGAGGCATCATTTTTTCTATAGGTGTGTGTGTAATCGTAGCAGTCCAAACTTATATTGCGTCGGTTTTTGCGAGTTATTTAAGTCATCATCCCGAGGTAATAGATGTACTTCAGCGCGTAGCATTTGTGATTTTTGTACTCATAACAGTCTATTTCTTGTTTATTGCTAAAGCCACCACAAAGCAACAAATTGAACCTAAGATAAGAAGTAAGCATAGTCGATTTTTTCAGGGGATTTTATTGTCTGCTATTAACGTGTTTCCTATACCTTATCAGGCTTATATGACTATTACATTGGCGTCTTTTGGGTGGTTGAATTTTGAGCAAATAAATATAATTTCTTATGTAGCAGGAGCTGTATCTGGAACTTTTGTAATGCTGTATATGTATATTTTCTTTTTTGATAAAATAAAGGACAAAACATTCACTTCACAAAAAAGTATGAATCGCATAATTGGCGGCATTACAGGTATAATTTCTGTAGTTACGCTTATTAATATCATAAAGGAGTTGTAGCTTATGAAACCAGAAACTTTAAGTTTTTTCGAAAAAGTTTTTGAAGTCGCTCGATTAATACCTCATGGTCGTGTAACAAGTTATGGCGCTATAGCTAAATATCTTGGAGCGGTTAGAAGTGCCAGAATGGTTGGTTATGCCATGAACGGCTCTGGAGGGAAAGATGTACCTGCTCATAGGGTGGTAAACCGAAATGGTTTGTTAACTGGAAAACATCATTTTGATGGAACAAATCTCATGCAACAGCTTTTGGAAAGTGAAGGTGTAGAGGTAGTCGACAACCAAATACAGCACTTTAAGTCTGTATTTTGGGACCCTTCCAAGGAATTGTAATTATATCCTAATTATTCAAAAATTTACAAATAATTACTAAAAAGACATACCCAAACCTATGCTAGTGGTCGAAAACTTTTGATCTCCAATATTTAAACGTTCATAACCAGCGCAAACTTTATATTGATTGATGTAATAGTTTATTAATCCATAAAACTGAGTTATAGAACTGCCGTTTATAGCAGTAAAATTAAAATTTGATTCTATACTAATAGGTTTTGTGATAAAGGCTTCGGCACCCAAGCCAAAAGTAAATCCTAATTGATTTACACTACCATCCACGTAAGATGTTCCTACGCCCCACCAGCCGTCAAAGGTTTTGCGTCTTATTCTATGGTATTTAACCAATGCCGTGTAAATAGCGAGGGTATGATAACCAAAATTAGGATTGTTTTCCCAGAGTTGTAGGTAGTCAAGTTCAAGTGCTAACTTATTGTAAAAGCGCATGTCTAAGTTTAAGTGGTTACCATCTAAAGTGGTGTTTTCAAAAATATACCGCGATGAAATAGAGGTTCTGCCAACAGCAGAAAAATCATTCCATTGGTAATCGTAATTACCAATATTAGCATTGGAGTAGGGTTGTTTTGTTAGTATGGCATTACTACTTGGGTGGTCTTTCTCGAAAGGGGTTTCTATAAGAACGCCGTATAGGGTATAGGCGAATAGATTAATGGCTAATCTACCAATGGTTTCCTTAACCAGAATTTCACCGAGGTTATCGTCGCTATCGCTTGTGCTATTACTCCTTTTAGATTTGGTTCTAGAGGTCTTTTCTCGTTCTTTAAGGCTTTCTTCGGCTTTTTCTAATTTGCTTTGCCCCGAAGCCGCAATAGATATACTAATAAAGAGAAATATTAAGGTGTATTTATGAAACATCGGCCAGTTTTATTTTACGGGTTTTTGAACATAAACTATACCAACTTTTCAGTATAAATATTTTGCATTAGATAATAAATAAAACTTCTCATAGCACGCTTCTATCTTCAGCCGTTAATGATTATCTTTGCGTTTAGAATTAATCTGAATAAAAATGAAGCTTAATAAGCAAGATATATTAAAGGCTCTAGAGTATATTACAGTACCCGGAGAAGGTCAAAATATGGTCGAAAGCGGAGCGGTTACTAACGTTGTTACATTTGGTGATGAGGTCATTGTAGATATTACGATTAAAAACCCTAGTCTACAGGCTAAAAAGCGAACAGAAGTTGATATTCTAAAGACCATTCATGAGCAGGTTTACGAAAAGGCAAAAATAACAGTTAACGTAAAAGTTGAAGCTCCTGAAAAGCCTAAAGCCAATGTTATTAAAGGTAAACCAATTCCAGGAATTACAAATATTGTTGCCGTAGCATCAGGAAAAGGAGGTGTTGGTAAATCTACCGTAACAGCAAATCTTGCAGTTTCATTATCTAAAATGGGGTTTAAGGTGGGTGTTTTAGATGCCGATATCTACGGGCCATCGATTCCGATCATGTTCGATGTAGAAGCCGAAAAACCATTGGCTGTTAATGTTAACGGAAAATCTAAAATGAAGCCCATTGAAAATTATGGCGTAAAAGTCTTGTCTATTGGGTTCTTTACACAACCAAACCAAGCGGTTGTTTGGCGCGGGCCTATGGCAGCAAAGGCGTTAAACCAAATGATTTTCGATGCACATTGGGGTGAATTGGATTTTTTACTACTTGATTTGCCTCCTGGAACGGGAGACATTCACCTTA
This genomic interval carries:
- a CDS encoding glycosyltransferase → MKHNKKRILIAPLNWGLGHATRCIPIIKALLEHDFHPIIASDGVALSLLQKEFPTVSSIELPPYNVTYAKKGKNFKLKLIKDSPKLLKAVKDEKKTVKEIVETHSISGIISDNRLGVYSKKVPSVFITHQLNVLSGSTTWLSTKMHQKIIKKFDECWVPDIEGTPNLSGKLGHTENFDIPTKYIGPLSRFKKQYVNYVNKVLVLISGPEPQRTLLEEKLLEAFKDFTGKVVFVKGKMEKEQTIQVNRNITIYNFMTSELLEKTINESELIISRSGYTTVMDLAKLNKKAFFIPTPGQFEQEYLAERLTRQNLVPSCNQDDFSIKKIEDTKDFEGLKSFNFETDYKELFSLF
- a CDS encoding LysE family transporter — its product is MNITFIFFLGLVIALVGVIPPGLLNMTAAKISLKDGHSRGIIFSIGVCVIVAVQTYIASVFASYLSHHPEVIDVLQRVAFVIFVLITVYFLFIAKATTKQQIEPKIRSKHSRFFQGILLSAINVFPIPYQAYMTITLASFGWLNFEQINIISYVAGAVSGTFVMLYMYIFFFDKIKDKTFTSQKSMNRIIGGITGIISVVTLINIIKEL
- the trmB gene encoding tRNA (guanosine(46)-N7)-methyltransferase TrmB, with amino-acid sequence MGSKNKLRRFKENETFSNVYQPKREMLVDEEYELKGQWRNIVFKNENPIVLELGCGKGEYSVALAKKYPNKNFVGIDIKGARFWRGAKTAIEEDIPNVAFLRAQIELIDYAFDASEVDEIWITFPDPQIKYKRTKHRMTNTDFLSKYKRILKPEGVINLKTDSEFMHGYTLGLLHGAGHEVLYANHDVYKQEGSPEDVTAVQTFYESQYLEENKPITYIRFKIN
- a CDS encoding MGMT family protein, which encodes MKPETLSFFEKVFEVARLIPHGRVTSYGAIAKYLGAVRSARMVGYAMNGSGGKDVPAHRVVNRNGLLTGKHHFDGTNLMQQLLESEGVEVVDNQIQHFKSVFWDPSKEL
- a CDS encoding Mrp/NBP35 family ATP-binding protein, producing the protein MKLNKQDILKALEYITVPGEGQNMVESGAVTNVVTFGDEVIVDITIKNPSLQAKKRTEVDILKTIHEQVYEKAKITVNVKVEAPEKPKANVIKGKPIPGITNIVAVASGKGGVGKSTVTANLAVSLSKMGFKVGVLDADIYGPSIPIMFDVEAEKPLAVNVNGKSKMKPIENYGVKVLSIGFFTQPNQAVVWRGPMAAKALNQMIFDAHWGELDFLLLDLPPGTGDIHLSIMQSLPITGAVVVSTPQNIALADAKKGVAMFQQDSIQVPVLGIIENMAYFTPEELPDNKYYIFGKEGAKNLAEDLGVALLGEIPLVQSIREAGDVGRPAALQTATPLEQAFDELTRNVVEEVVKRNDSLPPTEAIKITTMAGCSAVKK